One genomic region from Desulfuromonas sp. TF encodes:
- a CDS encoding aldehyde dehydrogenase family protein has product MQNRDKLYINGQWVESTGKDFIDVVNASTEEVMGRIPAGTSEDVDAAVAAARSAFEGWEATPVEERAAALTRLHRGLTERGEEIAVTITGEVGMPLKLSRRVQAGLPSAVMESYARLLKDFSFEERVGNSLVVREPVGVVGCITPWNYPLNQVVAKVAPALAAGCTVVLKPSEVAPLTAFILAEIVDGAGLPPGVFNLVTGTGPVAGEALARHPEVDMISFTGSTRAGRRISELAAPTVKRLALELGGKSAAVILEDADLAAAVKGTVNSCFLNSGQTCSAHTRMLVPESRYEEAARLAVETASSFTPGDPGDERTRLGPLISEVQRERVRTYIRQGTAEGAALLLGGPEPPEGLEKGYYVRPTVFGRVAPGMTIAREEIFGPVLVILTYRDEDEAVRIANDTTYGLAGAVWSGDEERAMHVARRLRAGQIDINGGRFNLLAPFGGYKQSGYGREMGRFGLEEFLEVKAIQQ; this is encoded by the coding sequence ATGCAGAATCGCGACAAGTTGTACATTAACGGCCAATGGGTTGAATCCACGGGGAAGGATTTCATCGACGTCGTCAATGCGTCGACAGAGGAGGTGATGGGGCGCATCCCCGCGGGCACGTCGGAGGATGTGGACGCCGCCGTGGCTGCGGCGCGCAGCGCCTTCGAGGGGTGGGAGGCCACCCCGGTCGAGGAGCGGGCGGCGGCCCTCACAAGGCTGCACCGGGGGCTGACCGAGCGCGGAGAGGAGATTGCCGTCACCATCACCGGTGAGGTGGGCATGCCCCTGAAACTCTCCCGGCGGGTCCAGGCGGGGCTGCCGTCGGCGGTCATGGAGAGCTACGCCCGTCTCCTCAAAGATTTCTCCTTCGAGGAGCGCGTCGGCAACTCCCTAGTGGTGCGCGAGCCCGTCGGGGTCGTCGGGTGCATCACCCCCTGGAACTATCCCCTCAACCAGGTGGTGGCGAAGGTGGCCCCGGCCCTGGCCGCCGGCTGCACGGTGGTGCTCAAGCCGAGCGAGGTGGCCCCTCTCACGGCTTTTATCCTTGCCGAGATCGTCGACGGGGCCGGCCTGCCGCCCGGGGTCTTCAACCTGGTCACCGGCACCGGCCCGGTGGCGGGCGAGGCCCTGGCACGCCATCCCGAAGTGGACATGATCTCATTCACCGGTTCGACCCGGGCCGGCCGGAGAATCTCGGAACTGGCGGCCCCTACGGTGAAGCGACTGGCGCTGGAACTGGGGGGGAAGTCGGCCGCGGTCATTCTGGAGGACGCCGACCTTGCGGCCGCGGTCAAGGGGACCGTGAACTCCTGCTTCCTCAACTCCGGACAGACCTGCTCGGCCCACACCCGGATGCTGGTCCCCGAAAGCCGCTACGAGGAGGCGGCCCGGCTGGCGGTGGAGACGGCCAGCTCCTTCACCCCGGGCGATCCCGGCGACGAGCGGACCCGCCTCGGGCCGCTGATCTCCGAGGTGCAGCGGGAGCGGGTACGGACCTACATCCGCCAGGGGACCGCGGAAGGGGCGGCGCTGCTCCTCGGCGGCCCCGAGCCCCCCGAGGGCCTGGAGAAGGGCTACTATGTGCGGCCCACCGTGTTCGGCCGGGTCGCTCCCGGGATGACCATCGCCCGGGAGGAGATTTTCGGCCCGGTCCTTGTCATTCTCACCTATCGGGACGAGGACGAGGCGGTGCGCATCGCCAACGACACCACCTACGGACTGGCCGGGGCCGTCTGGTCAGGGGACGAGGAGAGGGCCATGCACGTGGCCAGAAGGTTGCGGGCGGGTCAGATCGACATCAACGGCGGCCGCTTCAACCTCCTGGCCCCCTTCGGCGGCTACAAGCAGTCGGGATACGGCCGGGAGATGGGCCGGTTCGGCCTCGAGGAATTTCTCGAGGTCAAGGCAATCCAGCAATAA
- a CDS encoding DUF488 domain-containing protein — protein sequence MTIRIVRLGAPREEGEGLRIGTVRRPPRGVRKEDYSAKDIYDVWFPNLSPSEALVKEAQAAGDETSWKAFQRKFLAELKAPGTSRDLDLLAALSHQTNMSIGCYCEDESRCHRSMLRELLVQRGADVK from the coding sequence ATGACCATAAGGATCGTGAGATTGGGTGCTCCCAGGGAAGAAGGCGAAGGGCTGCGGATAGGAACGGTGAGACGGCCTCCCCGTGGAGTGAGAAAGGAAGACTACTCCGCAAAGGACATCTATGACGTCTGGTTTCCGAATCTGTCTCCCAGCGAGGCCTTGGTGAAGGAAGCTCAGGCGGCCGGTGATGAGACGTCATGGAAAGCATTCCAAAGGAAGTTCCTGGCGGAGCTGAAGGCTCCGGGGACGAGCAGGGACCTGGATTTGCTGGCGGCCCTGTCTCATCAGACAAATATGTCGATAGGCTGCTATTGCGAGGATGAGTCCCGTTGCCATCGGTCAATGTTGAGAGAGCTTCTCGTTCAGAGAGGAGCTGACGTCAAATAA
- a CDS encoding DUF2889 domain-containing protein translates to MKCLFRRNWHTSVRRGDDDVLESETSYLDTDRESVARLRVGVSDFVIRDAEWEEQRPVPEGRKVHPVPMLTGKDAYFNAGPALRELTAVTDDPLLAPLFAETVKGIIQAETFIWKERGYSSAEEYEQSWEESYKGSCRYYSNLDRLTQTWFEHVGETTREGNLFVRFKTQTLYSQGNDTFLLVGNFSDSFHQVSVALTLDREMEVKKAEGNLLRAPDAVCKESAVFMEELVGLNLKGMTKKELANVLGREQGCVHVIDLTYDVAQVLHYCAEL, encoded by the coding sequence ATGAAATGTCTATTCAGGCGAAACTGGCATACCTCCGTCCGCCGGGGCGACGATGACGTGCTTGAAAGTGAAACCAGCTATCTGGATACGGACAGGGAATCCGTTGCGCGCCTTCGGGTCGGGGTGTCCGATTTTGTCATCCGGGACGCCGAATGGGAAGAACAGAGGCCGGTGCCCGAGGGAAGGAAAGTTCACCCCGTTCCGATGCTGACGGGAAAGGATGCGTATTTCAACGCGGGGCCGGCGTTGCGGGAGCTGACCGCGGTCACGGACGATCCTCTGCTCGCGCCTCTGTTTGCCGAGACGGTCAAGGGGATCATTCAGGCGGAGACTTTTATCTGGAAAGAGCGCGGCTACTCTTCGGCCGAGGAGTATGAGCAGAGCTGGGAGGAGTCTTACAAAGGCAGCTGCCGCTATTACAGCAACCTGGACCGCCTGACCCAGACCTGGTTTGAACATGTAGGAGAAACCACGCGCGAAGGGAATCTGTTTGTCCGCTTCAAGACCCAGACCCTCTACTCCCAAGGGAATGACACCTTCCTCCTGGTCGGAAACTTCAGCGATTCCTTTCACCAGGTATCGGTCGCCCTGACCCTTGACCGGGAGATGGAAGTGAAGAAGGCCGAAGGCAACCTGCTCAGGGCCCCCGATGCAGTCTGCAAGGAATCCGCTGTTTTCATGGAGGAACTCGTGGGACTCAATCTGAAAGGCATGACTAAAAAGGAGCTTGCAAACGTCCTCGGCAGAGAGCAGGGATGTGTCCATGTGATCGATCTGACCTATGATGTGGCCCAGGTTCTCCATTATTGTGCCGAGCTCTGA
- a CDS encoding radical SAM protein translates to MSRKLIDKARRRLEGETGCRSNPWGGRLSVALLYPNTYHQAMSNLGFLSIYHHINSREDALCERFFLPDPEDLAEHRKTGYPLFSLESGRHLTDFDVIAFSISFENDYIHLPTIFELSRLPLYAEDRADRFPLLLCGGVCAFLNPEPLAPIMDVFAIGEGEVLLPAFFEAMALEKAGGTDLLRRLSAVPGLYVPSLYRVDYNEDGTVRKYTAETGVPERVRRQWLADLNSAETRSFILTEETEFSDMALTEISRGCSRGCRFCAAGFLYLPPRERNLEHLIDQVDQGLCHREKVGLVGAAISDYSHIGELEGEILARGGKVSVASLRIDSLTLPEVEALRDSGHRTVALAPEAGSQRMRNQVNKNLTEDEILRAVRLLAENGIPNLKLYFLIGLPGEEEEDIAEMLELTGRIREIWVEAGKKQGRLGSITLSVNPFIPKPSTPLQWAPMEGGKSLERKMKVLRSAVARLPNTEVIFESPRAATVQAFLSRGDRRTARALPHLASGKNLKAACRETGLDAEFYVTRERGEDEVFPWEILDSGVDREYLWQEFQRGLQGKLTPRCMQGCQRCGVCG, encoded by the coding sequence ATGTCCCGCAAGCTCATCGATAAGGCCCGCCGTCGCCTGGAAGGCGAGACCGGCTGCCGGTCCAATCCCTGGGGCGGACGTCTGTCCGTGGCCCTGCTCTATCCCAACACCTATCACCAGGCCATGAGCAACCTGGGATTCCTCTCGATCTACCACCACATCAACAGCCGCGAGGATGCCCTGTGCGAACGCTTCTTCCTCCCCGATCCCGAGGATCTGGCGGAGCATCGAAAGACCGGGTACCCTCTCTTCTCTCTAGAATCGGGGCGTCACCTGACCGATTTCGACGTCATCGCCTTTTCGATTTCCTTCGAAAACGACTATATCCATCTGCCCACCATTTTCGAGTTGAGCCGCCTCCCTCTTTATGCCGAGGATCGCGCCGACCGCTTCCCCCTCCTGCTGTGCGGCGGAGTCTGCGCTTTTCTCAACCCCGAGCCGCTGGCGCCGATCATGGACGTCTTCGCCATAGGGGAGGGGGAGGTCCTCCTTCCGGCCTTCTTTGAGGCCATGGCGCTGGAAAAAGCCGGCGGGACGGATCTGCTCCGCCGTCTTTCCGCCGTCCCCGGTCTGTACGTCCCTTCTCTGTACCGGGTCGATTACAACGAGGACGGCACCGTCAGGAAATATACGGCGGAGACGGGGGTTCCCGAGCGGGTTCGCCGCCAGTGGCTGGCTGATCTGAACAGCGCCGAGACCCGTTCCTTCATCCTGACGGAGGAGACGGAGTTCTCCGATATGGCCCTCACGGAGATCTCCCGGGGCTGCTCCCGCGGATGCCGCTTCTGCGCCGCCGGTTTCCTTTACCTGCCGCCCCGGGAGCGAAACCTGGAGCATCTGATCGATCAGGTGGACCAGGGTCTTTGCCACCGTGAAAAAGTGGGTCTGGTGGGTGCAGCCATCTCCGATTATTCGCACATCGGGGAACTGGAAGGGGAAATCCTTGCGCGGGGGGGAAAGGTCTCGGTGGCCAGCCTGCGCATCGATTCCCTCACCCTGCCGGAGGTGGAGGCTCTGCGCGACTCCGGCCACCGCACCGTGGCGCTGGCGCCCGAGGCGGGAAGCCAGCGAATGCGGAACCAGGTCAACAAGAACCTCACCGAAGATGAAATCCTCCGCGCCGTGCGGCTGCTGGCGGAAAACGGGATCCCCAACCTGAAGCTCTATTTCCTGATCGGACTGCCCGGTGAGGAGGAAGAGGACATCGCCGAGATGCTGGAGCTGACCGGCCGCATTCGTGAGATCTGGGTGGAGGCAGGAAAAAAACAGGGCCGGCTGGGGAGCATTACGCTGTCGGTGAACCCTTTTATTCCCAAGCCTTCGACCCCCCTGCAGTGGGCGCCCATGGAGGGAGGGAAAAGTCTCGAACGGAAAATGAAAGTCCTGCGCTCCGCCGTGGCGAGACTCCCCAACACCGAGGTGATCTTCGAATCTCCGCGCGCCGCCACCGTGCAGGCCTTTCTTTCCCGGGGGGATCGCCGGACCGCGCGGGCGCTGCCGCACCTTGCTTCGGGCAAAAATCTGAAAGCCGCTTGCCGCGAGACCGGCCTGGATGCGGAGTTTTACGTGACCCGCGAACGAGGAGAAGACGAGGTTTTTCCCTGGGAGATCCTGGACAGCGGGGTGGACCGGGAGTACCTGTGGCAGGAATTTCAGCGGGGATTGCAGGGGAAACTCACCCCCCGCTGCATGCAGGGCTGCCAGCGCTGCGGAGTATGCGGATAA
- a CDS encoding DUF2238 domain-containing protein: MQSRLPSMVLPWLLIYFAVLLWSAIGPKDRFTWFLEVLPALIGLAVLAATWRRFRLTPLAYLLILIHCLILMVGGHYTYAEVPLFDWLRDAAGGARNNYDKLGHFAQGFVPAMIARELLLRLEVVKGRRWMNFLVACICLALSAFYELIEWWVALASGEGAEAFLGTQGYIWDTQSDMALALAGAILALALLSRLHDRQLAPLPTPSRPHFNP; this comes from the coding sequence ATGCAATCACGTCTCCCATCCATGGTCCTCCCGTGGCTCCTGATCTACTTCGCCGTCCTCCTCTGGTCCGCCATCGGGCCGAAGGACCGGTTCACCTGGTTCCTCGAGGTCCTGCCGGCGCTGATCGGCCTGGCGGTGCTGGCGGCGACCTGGAGGCGTTTTCGTCTGACCCCTCTGGCCTACCTGCTGATCCTGATCCACTGCCTGATCCTGATGGTGGGCGGACATTATACCTACGCCGAGGTCCCGCTGTTCGACTGGCTGCGAGATGCGGCGGGCGGGGCGCGGAACAACTACGACAAGCTCGGGCATTTCGCCCAGGGATTCGTTCCGGCCATGATCGCCAGGGAGCTTCTGCTGCGGCTGGAGGTGGTGAAGGGTAGGAGATGGATGAACTTTCTCGTGGCCTGCATCTGCCTCGCCCTGAGCGCCTTCTATGAGCTTATCGAGTGGTGGGTGGCACTGGCGTCAGGAGAGGGGGCGGAGGCCTTCCTGGGAACGCAGGGCTATATCTGGGACACCCAGTCCGACATGGCCCTCGCCCTGGCCGGGGCGATCCTGGCGCTGGCGCTGTTGAGTAGGCTGCATGACCGGCAGCTGGCACCCCTGCCCACTCCGTCCCGTCCTCATTTCAATCCTTGA
- a CDS encoding PilZ domain-containing protein gives MEKPLITIVDENEALIKLQAVLPPLGFRVRMFLKLSDFMSAPEKTSSEAIILDGRSAEALILLTESGRLLSCIENRPVIIISEAGNMKIYQNFPSKYFELPYVLPMLFRFFQENLPVFRREHMRLKTSLPGIYCHGEGCHVAEIMSLGTGGAFIKTGWHQLENNDLVRIGIPLLGMNKELEIEGRVVYLIEPNEENKYLQGVGVCFTRPETETVCYVEDYIRYFLQEELLKVDRACVNPALNFLSLPI, from the coding sequence ATGGAAAAGCCGCTGATCACGATCGTGGATGAAAACGAGGCTTTGATTAAACTCCAAGCCGTTTTGCCGCCTCTTGGTTTCCGGGTCCGCATGTTCTTAAAACTGTCCGATTTCATGTCCGCCCCGGAGAAGACATCGTCCGAAGCGATTATTCTCGACGGCCGATCGGCTGAAGCATTGATCCTTTTAACTGAATCGGGGAGATTACTGTCCTGTATCGAAAATCGTCCGGTGATCATAATTTCGGAAGCAGGAAATATGAAAATTTATCAAAATTTCCCCAGTAAATACTTTGAACTCCCTTATGTTCTTCCGATGCTTTTCCGCTTTTTTCAGGAGAACCTACCAGTTTTCAGGCGTGAGCATATGCGTTTGAAGACCAGTCTTCCTGGAATCTATTGTCATGGGGAAGGCTGCCACGTTGCCGAGATCATGAGTCTTGGCACCGGTGGAGCGTTTATTAAAACCGGATGGCACCAACTTGAAAATAATGATCTGGTCAGAATCGGCATCCCGCTTCTGGGAATGAATAAAGAGTTGGAGATCGAAGGCCGCGTCGTTTACCTTATCGAACCCAACGAGGAGAACAAGTATCTGCAGGGAGTCGGCGTTTGCTTTACTCGACCTGAAACAGAGACAGTCTGTTACGTGGAGGATTATATCCGGTATTTCCTTCAAGAGGAACTCCTTAAAGTCGATAGAGCCTGCGTCAATCCTGCCCTGAATTTTTTATCCCTCCCCATCTAA
- a CDS encoding nuclear transport factor 2 family protein — protein sequence MKKQLIFVTIVVFSVVGVISESPAFAAEKDIEGVRAAAEQFYSALNVMFTGELLPMKEVWSHKDDVTYMGPGGGFRLGWKDVLADWETQADLKLGGKVEPKDMRITVGRDLAIVSNYEIGHNVTADGKVQKVTIRATNLFRNENGKWKMIGHHTDILPFLQE from the coding sequence ATGAAGAAACAGCTTATCTTTGTCACGATTGTTGTGTTTTCAGTTGTCGGTGTAATTTCCGAGAGTCCGGCGTTTGCCGCGGAAAAGGACATAGAAGGAGTGCGTGCAGCGGCAGAGCAATTCTACTCTGCTCTCAATGTGATGTTTACCGGTGAATTGCTGCCAATGAAAGAGGTATGGTCGCATAAGGATGATGTGACTTATATGGGCCCTGGAGGTGGCTTTCGTCTCGGCTGGAAGGACGTATTGGCCGACTGGGAGACACAAGCAGACTTGAAACTTGGTGGCAAGGTAGAGCCAAAGGACATGCGGATCACGGTGGGGCGTGACCTTGCGATTGTCAGCAACTATGAGATAGGTCACAACGTGACGGCAGATGGAAAGGTTCAGAAAGTTACTATTCGCGCGACAAATCTTTTTCGTAACGAGAATGGGAAATGGAAAATGATCGGCCATCACACGGATATACTTCCCTTTCTGCAGGAGTGA
- the tpx gene encoding thiol peroxidase: MTEERTGIITFKGNPMTLLGPDVKPGDSAPDFRVVNTDLQPVGLADSKGKISLVAVVPSLDTGVCDTMTRKFNEQTARLPDEVVVYTVSMDLPFAQKRWCGNAGIEKVKTLSDYQDRSFGLNYGVLIKELKLLARSVFVIGKDGKVAYREIVREVTDEPDYESALAATKKLL; encoded by the coding sequence ATGACAGAAGAAAGAACCGGCATAATCACCTTCAAGGGAAACCCCATGACCCTTCTGGGCCCGGACGTAAAGCCGGGCGATTCGGCCCCCGATTTCCGGGTGGTGAACACCGACCTGCAGCCCGTCGGCCTGGCCGATTCCAAGGGGAAGATAAGTCTCGTCGCGGTGGTCCCCTCCCTCGACACGGGAGTGTGCGATACCATGACCCGTAAATTCAACGAACAGACGGCCCGCCTTCCGGACGAAGTCGTCGTTTACACCGTCAGCATGGATCTTCCTTTCGCTCAGAAGCGCTGGTGCGGCAATGCCGGAATAGAAAAGGTAAAGACTCTGTCCGACTATCAGGACCGCTCGTTCGGTTTGAACTACGGCGTTCTGATCAAGGAGCTGAAGCTGCTGGCCCGCTCGGTATTCGTCATCGGTAAAGACGGCAAAGTGGCGTACCGGGAGATCGTGCGCGAGGTGACCGATGAGCCGGATTATGAGTCGGCTCTGGCGGCTACGAAAAAGCTGCTGTAG
- the ftsZ gene encoding cell division protein FtsZ has product MFEFDESIDQTAKIKVIGAGGGGGNAVNTMILSQVEGVEFIAANTDAQALKNSRAPMKIQLGSKLTKGLGAGANPEVGREAAMEDKARIAEILQGADMVFIAVGLGGGTGTGAAPVIAEVAKELGALTVGVVTKPFSREGKQRQKKADEGVECLKGVVDSLIVIPNDRLLGLAGKNMSILDAFKPSDDVLRQAVQGISDLITTSGLINVDFADVKAIMSERGMAMMGIGIAEGERRAAEAAQKAISSPLLEDIDISGAKGVLVNISGSSNMTMEEFDEASRIIHEKVHEDANIIIGLVINEDLGDQIKITAIATGFGASFEKGRRHAEELKSRAATTMGKVDRDLPTFIRDRQKENPRALRSTMREDEEFDIPTFLRKRVD; this is encoded by the coding sequence ATGTTCGAATTTGATGAGAGCATCGATCAGACGGCCAAGATCAAGGTCATCGGCGCCGGCGGCGGAGGAGGCAACGCGGTCAACACCATGATCCTGTCGCAGGTGGAGGGGGTGGAGTTCATCGCCGCCAACACCGATGCGCAGGCGCTCAAGAACAGCCGGGCGCCGATGAAGATCCAGCTCGGCAGCAAGCTGACCAAGGGGCTCGGAGCCGGAGCCAATCCCGAGGTCGGGCGCGAGGCCGCCATGGAGGACAAGGCCCGCATCGCCGAGATCCTCCAGGGCGCCGACATGGTGTTCATCGCCGTCGGCCTGGGAGGCGGAACCGGAACCGGGGCCGCTCCGGTCATCGCCGAGGTGGCCAAGGAGCTTGGAGCCCTGACCGTGGGAGTGGTGACCAAACCCTTCTCCCGCGAAGGAAAACAGCGCCAGAAGAAGGCCGACGAGGGGGTGGAGTGCCTCAAAGGGGTGGTCGACTCGCTCATCGTCATCCCCAACGACCGGCTCCTCGGTCTGGCCGGCAAGAACATGAGCATCCTCGATGCCTTCAAGCCGTCGGACGACGTGCTGCGCCAGGCGGTGCAGGGGATCTCCGATCTCATCACCACCAGCGGCCTGATCAACGTCGACTTTGCCGACGTCAAGGCGATTATGAGCGAGCGCGGCATGGCGATGATGGGGATCGGCATCGCCGAAGGGGAAAGACGGGCGGCCGAGGCGGCCCAGAAGGCCATCAGCAGCCCCCTTCTGGAGGACATAGACATCTCCGGGGCCAAGGGGGTGCTGGTCAACATCTCCGGCTCCTCCAACATGACCATGGAGGAGTTCGACGAGGCTTCCCGCATCATCCACGAGAAGGTGCACGAAGACGCCAACATCATCATCGGCCTGGTGATCAACGAGGATCTGGGGGATCAGATCAAGATCACCGCCATCGCCACCGGCTTCGGCGCCTCCTTTGAAAAGGGACGCCGGCACGCCGAAGAGCTCAAGAGCCGGGCCGCCACGACGATGGGGAAGGTCGACCGCGATCTGCCCACCTTCATCCGCGACCGGCAGAAGGAAAACCCCCGCGCCCTGCGCTCCACCATGCGCGAGGATGAGGAGTTCGACATCCCCACCTTCCTGCGCAAGCGCGTCGACTGA
- a CDS encoding universal stress protein yields the protein MLIFSKKILVAIDGSPQSDKAAEEAVRMAAASGKRFKSKVFAVLVLPSMPAPSFTDFFPSPPATERPDWEEKRQRIFYVIEKAAAEADVLLESVVVYGDAAEEIMAFAESEEVDVIVIGSSGSGRIKRTLMGSVSTKVALHASQSVYIVR from the coding sequence ATGCTGATATTCAGTAAGAAGATACTGGTGGCCATCGATGGATCGCCCCAGTCCGATAAGGCAGCCGAGGAGGCGGTTCGAATGGCGGCCGCCTCCGGCAAGCGTTTCAAAAGCAAGGTGTTTGCCGTACTGGTTCTACCCAGCATGCCGGCGCCTTCATTCACCGATTTCTTTCCTTCTCCTCCGGCCACCGAGCGACCCGATTGGGAAGAGAAGCGCCAGCGGATCTTTTACGTGATTGAAAAGGCCGCCGCCGAGGCCGATGTTCTGCTGGAGAGCGTGGTGGTTTACGGTGACGCCGCTGAGGAGATCATGGCCTTTGCCGAGAGCGAGGAGGTCGACGTCATCGTCATCGGCTCCTCCGGTTCCGGGCGTATCAAGCGGACGTTGATGGGAAGCGTCTCGACCAAGGTCGCCTTGCACGCCAGTCAATCGGTCTACATCGTCCGCTGA
- a CDS encoding sugar phosphate isomerase/epimerase produces the protein MLFSVSTGTLFIFPLPKIFEMAAEAGFDGLELIINQDFEHVDSRKLVGELSRILPILSIHAPFMFLDGWGSPVDSLKKSVELAADAGIPLVNFHPPSWAKFEFGFWRWMYRIQDFQKEVGGGEVLLTLENMPWEGSLKINENILSRSEKMVQFITERNLYQTFDCTHAGSGKTSFISDFYLFYSSGRVRNIHFSDYSHGRQHLLPGRGSLPLTRFLNHLSAVGYGETLTLELLPNEFPKDERIIVESLKEILQYLRRETALPPPADSPVESR, from the coding sequence ATGCTGTTCTCCGTTTCCACCGGTACGCTCTTTATCTTTCCGCTCCCGAAGATCTTCGAGATGGCGGCAGAAGCTGGATTCGACGGCCTGGAGCTGATCATCAACCAGGATTTCGAGCATGTCGATTCGCGGAAATTGGTGGGAGAACTTTCCAGAATCCTGCCTATCCTCTCCATCCATGCCCCATTCATGTTCCTGGACGGCTGGGGGAGCCCGGTCGACTCCCTCAAAAAGTCCGTGGAGCTGGCCGCCGACGCCGGGATTCCGTTGGTCAATTTTCATCCTCCCTCCTGGGCCAAGTTCGAATTTGGTTTCTGGCGCTGGATGTATCGAATCCAGGACTTTCAGAAAGAGGTAGGAGGAGGGGAGGTGCTTCTTACCCTGGAAAATATGCCCTGGGAGGGGAGTCTCAAAATCAACGAGAATATTCTTTCCCGAAGCGAGAAGATGGTCCAATTCATCACCGAGAGGAACCTCTACCAGACTTTTGATTGTACCCACGCGGGGTCGGGGAAGACCAGTTTTATCAGTGACTTCTATCTTTTTTACAGCAGTGGCCGGGTCAGGAACATCCACTTCTCCGATTACAGCCACGGCCGGCAGCACCTCCTCCCTGGCCGTGGCAGTCTCCCCCTGACACGTTTCCTGAACCACCTCAGTGCCGTCGGGTACGGCGAAACCCTCACCCTTGAGCTACTCCCCAACGAATTTCCCAAAGACGAGCGGATCATCGTCGAGAGCCTTAAGGAAATTCTTCAGTATCTGCGGCGGGAAACTGCCCTCCCACCCCCTGCTGATTCTCCCGTCGAATCCCGCTGA
- a CDS encoding integron integrase, protein MDELVKHGNREEGRKTPVQGAGGPKLLDRLRESLRTRHYSRRTEEAYSHWVKRFIYFHGVRHPKEMAEPEINAFLTHLAVKGQVSASTQNQALCALLYLYKYVIGREVGEFGDVVRARKPKRLPVVLTREEIKVVLGHLAGDKWLMASLMYGTGLRLMECLRLRVQDIDFRQSEITIRDGKGGKDRRTMLPQTLSAPVQAHLLKVKKTHEQDLSHGWGQASMPEALGRKYPNASTEWRWQWVFPQENRWKNLKTGEEGRHHADESILQKAFKRAVNQAGLVKRASCHTLRHSFATHLLENGHDIRTVQELLGHKDVRTTMIYTHVLNRGGQGVPSPIDSL, encoded by the coding sequence ATGGACGAATTGGTCAAGCATGGCAATAGAGAGGAGGGTCGTAAAACTCCGGTTCAGGGGGCCGGCGGCCCAAAGCTGCTCGACCGCCTGAGGGAGTCGTTGCGCACCCGACACTACAGCCGCAGGACCGAGGAGGCCTACTCCCACTGGGTCAAGCGGTTCATTTACTTCCATGGCGTGCGTCACCCGAAGGAAATGGCGGAGCCGGAGATCAACGCGTTTCTGACCCACCTGGCGGTAAAGGGACAAGTCAGCGCCTCGACCCAGAACCAAGCGCTATGCGCTTTGCTGTACCTTTACAAATACGTTATCGGCAGGGAAGTCGGAGAGTTTGGAGATGTCGTTCGCGCTAGAAAGCCGAAGCGGTTGCCAGTCGTTTTGACACGTGAAGAGATTAAAGTCGTCCTCGGACATCTAGCGGGTGACAAGTGGCTCATGGCCAGTTTGATGTACGGGACCGGATTGCGATTGATGGAGTGCCTGCGGTTGAGAGTGCAGGATATCGATTTTCGACAGAGCGAGATCACCATCCGGGATGGTAAAGGTGGCAAGGACCGACGGACGATGTTGCCCCAAACTTTATCGGCACCGGTTCAGGCTCACCTTCTCAAGGTGAAAAAAACGCATGAACAGGATTTATCCCATGGCTGGGGACAGGCAAGCATGCCCGAGGCGTTAGGGCGAAAATACCCTAATGCCTCTACAGAGTGGCGCTGGCAGTGGGTATTCCCTCAGGAAAATCGATGGAAAAACCTGAAAACTGGAGAAGAGGGCCGACACCATGCTGATGAATCCATTTTGCAGAAGGCATTCAAAAGGGCGGTAAACCAAGCGGGCCTCGTCAAGAGAGCCAGTTGCCATACACTGCGGCATTCATTTGCTACACATCTGCTGGAAAATGGGCATGATATCCGAACTGTTCAGGAACTGCTTGGACACAAGGATGTTCGAACAACTATGATTTACACTCATGTGCTCAATCGGGGAGGACAGGGAGTGCCCAGCCCGATCGACTCTCTATAG
- a CDS encoding thioredoxin family protein, whose amino-acid sequence MKIEVLGDECKKCRILYDNVLRAVAESGEQMEVVRTNDPEVLAVYGVHSLPGLAIDGTLQSSGKFLSVEQIRDLLEREPS is encoded by the coding sequence ATGAAGATTGAGGTTCTCGGCGACGAGTGCAAAAAATGCCGGATTCTCTATGACAACGTCCTGCGGGCGGTGGCTGAAAGCGGCGAACAGATGGAGGTCGTGCGGACCAACGATCCCGAGGTCCTGGCAGTTTACGGAGTCCACTCCCTTCCCGGGCTGGCGATCGACGGAACCCTGCAGTCCTCCGGGAAGTTTCTCTCGGTGGAGCAGATCAGGGATCTGCTTGAACGGGAGCCTTCCTGA